CCGTTGACCGCCGGAGCGGCGATGGGGCAATGGGGCACGTCGATCACGAAATGGCTGCCGCTTTTATAGAAGCCCATGACCAGGCCCGCCTCGGTCTGCCGGCACTTGAACTGCACCCGGCTGCGATAGCCCCATTCCTCGGGGGCTTGCGCCAGCGGGAGAACAAGATCCGGCGGAACATTCACCTGACGGACCAGGGTGTCGCGGAAGATCTCCTCCTTCCAGCGCGCCTGTTCGCCATAGTCCAGATGCTGCCACTGACAGCCGCCACAGCGCCCGAAGAGCGGACAGGCTGGCGACCGCCGTCCACAACCCGACTCCAGCAGGGCGACCAGTTCCCCTTCGGCATAGCGTTTCTTTTCGCGGACGATGCGACAATCCACCAGATCGCCCGGCGCGGTGCAGGGGACGAAGATCGCCTTGCCCTCATGACGGCCGATTCCGGCGCCGCCGTAGGCGAGACGCTCAATGCGTAAACGTTTAATCATTTCACCAACCGAAAGGGACGACGGGCCTGTTTGCGTTTTTCCAGCTCCCCCGCCAGCAGACGGTGGGGAAATTCCGGGCTGCGCAGATAGGGGTAGGCACTGGTCGCGAAGGAATCCAGAAGTTCGGCGCGAACGACGGGAAGATCGGCCGTAGCCACGCCCATGCGTTCCAGATGACGGGTCCAGGTCAGCTCCTCGCCGAGCAACCCCCGGACGCGGCGGGCCTCTCCAGCGGGATCGGCGGTCTCGGGAAAGAGCACAGCATCGATTACGACCCGGCAGCGCACTTCGATGCGCAGACGGTAGTAATCACCAAAATAGCGGTTCGAATCCTCTTTGAATTCGAGTCGCACGCCGTTTTCAAATTGTTCCTGACGCAGGGTGGTTGCCATGCTCCCTACCCTTTCCGCCGCTCGGACTCGACCCAGTCGATGCGGCTGAAGAGACCGTGGAGGATACGTACTTCCCGGTCGTTAAGCCCGGCGCGGCCGAAGATGCGGCGGAAAGAACGGAGAATGTGCTCGGGATTCTGGGCGTCGAGAAATTCGATATCGAGCAGTGTGCGACGCACGTGCGCGTAGAGTCCCTCCAGGGTGCGGTTCTCGGCGAGTTTCTTGCGCCCATGTTGGCGACCTTCCAGCTCGCCGAAGGTCTTGGCCGTTTCATAGAGGCAAAGGGAGACAGCCTGGGCGAGGTTCATGGACGGTAGGGCATCGGCAGTAGGGATGGTGATGAAACGCTGGCAGAGATCGAGTTCCGCCGTCAGCAAGCCGCTATCCTCGCGGCCGAAGACCAAGGCGACCCGACCCTTTTCGGTCAGGGGGAGCAACTCCCGCGCGGCCTCGTCGGGATGGAGGAAGTCCTCCCGATACTTGCCGAAGCGGCGGGTGGTGCCGAGACAAAGGTGACAATCGGCCACGGCCGAGGGGAGATCGCCGAAAATTCGCGCCGACTCCAGGAGACCGCCGGCCTTGACCGCCATGCGCCGGGCTTCGTCGGAGAAGTGATCGGCGCTGGGATTGACCAAGCGGAGATCGGCAAAACCGAAATTCA
This genomic stretch from Desulfuromonas acetexigens harbors:
- a CDS encoding RNA methyltransferase, which produces MKDAAMNLSRVAVVLVEPQGALNIGSVCRAMMNFGFADLRLVNPSADHFSDEARRMAVKAGGLLESARIFGDLPSAVADCHLCLGTTRRFGKYREDFLHPDEAARELLPLTEKGRVALVFGREDSGLLTAELDLCQRFITIPTADALPSMNLAQAVSLCLYETAKTFGELEGRQHGRKKLAENRTLEGLYAHVRRTLLDIEFLDAQNPEHILRSFRRIFGRAGLNDREVRILHGLFSRIDWVESERRKG